Genomic DNA from Dysidea avara chromosome 10, odDysAvar1.4, whole genome shotgun sequence:
CACAACGTCATCAAGTGTATATGGTATGCCAGTAGGGCAATTCCAACAAGTGTCATGTTTGCTATTGTAGGAGAAGCTAGATTTCTATCAGAAGACATTTGATGAAGCAAAGGCACAAAGATTAGAAGAACGTAGAAACCAGCGGAGAATAAAACGTAAACAAGACTATTTGGTCGAACAGAAAGTCAAAAGAGAAGAAGAGGACAGACTACAAAAGGAAAAGGCTGAACAAGAAGAGAGGGAAAGATTTGAACGACAGGTGAAAATGCAACAAGAAAAAGAGAAAGAGATCGAGGAAAGGCAACAACAGAAGGAAGAAGAAATACGACAGATGAGACAAGTAGATGAAAAGCCAGTAGACGGGTGGAGGAGAGGAGACCGAGATGATGGTGGTTGGCGCAATGAAGATGTTAGACCAGAAGAGAAGAGGTCACCTCGTATGGAACGATCATATGGTCCACCACGAGGTCGTGATGATGGTTATGATGATCGTCGTGGTGACGATAGTGCATGGAGGAGTAGAGATGAAGGAGCGAGGAGTAGAGATGAAGGAGGGAGGAGTAGAGATGAAGGAGGGAGGAGTAGAGATGAAGGAGGGAGGTGGCCAGGGAGAGAAGATCGTCGTGGATACAGAGATGAGCGCAGAGATCGAGATGATGACAACTGGCGCCGTGATGACCGTTCTCGTGACCTGTCCCCATCATTCAAGAGGGGTAGTGAGGCCAGACCTGATGCTGTGAGTTACCAGTAAATTTGTACACATAGTGAGTTATGGGTATACTAGCCCCCACAGGAGAGAAGGAGATATGTACCCCCATCTGAGAGATACAAGGATGGACACGATGATCAACCAGGTAGAGATGAGGGAGGATGGAGGAGTGATGACAAGTGGCGTAGAGATGACAATAGGCCAAATAGAGATGATGACAGACCACGTTACAGGGATGACGACAGACCGCGTTACAGAGATGACGACAGACCGCGTTACAGAGATGACGACAGACCGCGTTACAGAGATGATGACAGATCACGCTACAGAGATGACGACAGGCCACGTTACAGGGATGATGATAGACCTCGTTACAGGGATGATGATAGACGCTTCAAAGATGATGATAGACCACCTCGTGATTCTGGCAGACCACGTTATGATGACAGGCCACGTCGTGACCAAGACAGACCTCGATACAGAGATGATGATAGACCACCTCGTGACTTGGATGGACCACCCCGTGATGGAGACAGACCACGATATAGAAGTGATGACAGACGAGGAAGAGATGACCAAACTGAAGGGGTAAGTGCTAAATATATAACAgagtgacaacattgttactaTTCCTAGTCATCAAAGAGATATGTTCCACCATCTGGTAGAAGATATGAAGGTCGTCGTGATGATGACAGGAGGGATGGTCGTTCCCAAGATGATCGTCGTCGTGATGATGGTGGATGGAGGGGTAGAGATGACAGATCAAGGGACGATCATCGTGGGTTCCGAGGGAAAGATGAAGATAGTGGATGGCGTCGTGATGACAAAAGGGAATCCTCCCCAAGAAGAAATAAACCTGAGAAAGAAGTGGATGATGAAGGATTTGAAATCGTCCGTACTAGACGTTGAACAACTATTTTCCTATTGTAATTGTTTAGTGTGTTGAACATACCATAGAATGTGGAACATGTTTAATAGATTACTGCCATGTACACAATGCAAAGTTTGCCATTTTATGTATGAAATTGGATACTCACCAAAAAGGTACCTTACACTGTTTGCATAAACTGTTTAGAACTACATACGTGTGGTTACCAGATAAACTGACTTGTGATTTCAACAAGTAACCACTGTCGGTGGTGAAGGCAAAAGTTCCAGACAAAATACCTTACTTCAACCTAGTACTATATTAGTGATTATTATGATAATTTTTATAGACAAGTGGGGAACAATTTGGTAATGATTATGGCAGTGATTCATTAGTAAAGTGGGAAGTGTTTCTTCATGTAAAGCAGTAATTTGTATATGTTACTCAGATTATTTTGTAGGACAATTACTTATGGTGAAGATGTACAAGCACATAATTATCAGATACTTGCTGTGGTTTTAGGGTGGTAACCATGATGTGTAACAAACACAAGACACAACCTATAAAACTAGAATAGACCACAAATTCTGGCCTTTGGGTCTGTGTGTTATATTCAATCTTCCACAACATGAGATTTCTAgagcatataattatgtgtcCTAGGTGTATTTCAATTAGAACATAGTGTGTTGGGGGATTCCAGGTGGCTTTACTGGAAGGAAGCAATATTTTCTTAATTGTAAACATCTTAGAAGCAAGTGGAGGGTATATTATATTTTTGGCTTGTACATACCATATTTGGTAGTGACAGATATTATTCAATTAATGACAGGCTCACGTTTCCTATCTGGGATCAGATGTTCTTAGATGTCTATGGGATGAAATTCTGATAAAGGTAGCAGGTGGAATAATGGACTGCTAGAAAAGACAATCACTGATTGCCTTACTTGAGAACGGTGGTTTTACACACTTGAGTCATGAAAACAGGACTTTACAAAAGTTTCATCAGTGACTGCTCATCATACCATCTACAAAGTCAAGTGGAAAAGCTATTACTACACACCACAAGGGAATTTGCAGTCCCAATCTTATTGTGAGACGGCTTGGAGATGGTTATTTAGGAGATCCCAGGGTATAGAGCAACTATAGTTGCAAGGTCATGTCTGGAACATTACCGCTAGTAATTTGTATTTAAGGTtgaatttgtataattatacacaaatcTACACATACACGTacatttgtaattttgtatgctttattagaataattataTAGACCAACATAATGTATCAGTTGTATTTTGGATAAATTGCTTATCAGTtcatatacagtgtacaataactatctaaaccaaaacagccaagctgtaagaaaagAGTGTGGATCCCAAAAATGCCAGGGTGAAAATGTAAAAGTGATAgtagaaaattttaataacatcAATTCAACCAAGGGGGGTGGTTGGCCCAGATTTCAAATCAAGTTCAGAGTCACGATTGTCTTAGCTAGCAGAAGCTAAATGTATTTACATTGGGGAAAGATGACACGAGTTATCATCTTGTATATAGTGAAGCACATGctatgctatatatatatataaagtagggatgccacgatagtcgtGACATGTGACATTAAAGttccatgatatgatatgacataggcttctttgtgttgtgacataaatatctcctaataatACACACTTTTtcattcattttgatcaaatttgatgcaataaatatatatgagaaaaattgacaaatagctaagtatgagcaatgttggttgttgatatcatagttaatattgctgatgtttaagttgatatttttgcatgtttgaatcaaaatagctatacagtttcataagtaacagcttcagttgtgaaactttaattttgtcgtgacataaacctctatgacatgtgacataaaaatttctcTATGTTGTGGCATCCCTAGTATGATTCAACTTGTTCCCAGGTGTATCTCTGTAAACCAGTATGTACCAATGACCATATGCAATAAGACATCGAGATTGGGAGAATGGGCTGGAGAGCTGTAGCCTTGAGACCTGACCCTTAATCTGTCACGTGAGATCACATGACCTTCAAGATTGGGTCATGTTAAATGTGTACCCCAACATCTATGACAAGGCTCTGGCTGGTATATTTGGTGGTATGCCAACTTATATCCCACACCAGATGCCCTACTCCTAGCTGATATGCTACAGCACAACCCATGTCACACTAACCAACCATAGTTTGGTACAGCACAACCCATGTCACACTAACCAACCATAGTTTGGTTTTATGAGTTAGTGAAAAGAAAGAGATGGGGAGGGACCTTTGCATGGGTAGGATAGAACTTTTCCAGCGCTGCAAACAATTAGTGATGCTGCTGCTCTGCTATAGCACAGAATGATCTAGAACAGGTAGGCTGCTACATATGGTACCACCCCAAACCTGTTGTTAATGAATACCACAATGCATAGTGATCAAGCTGACTGTATTGTTAGTTGTTTACTGACATCTTGTCtgcagggctgcccagagaaattaaggggcccagggaaaagagttaaggcggggccccaggggcaaggaggatTCCACTCTGCATCACAACTTCAGTCAAAGACCAGggaaaaaaaggtcattacatgctgacattgacaatagctgccccatACCAACTATtacctccttatttataagcttgctacactgtactctgaagaatactgtgacttctctattagagtatcaagatctgattgctctattagagtatatcaatcttttaaacaggtattcaaggggcccttgatGGAACCCCCTGGGGCCCCTTTTAGACTGGAgcccggggcaaaattccccagtttccccccccctgtgggtgaCCCTGCTTGTCTGCATAGCATTTAATCTGGGTCCTATGGCCACCTTCAAGTTAACACTGTTTAACCTTCAATTAGACTTGTAATAGCTCTTGTGCACTTATCATTTCTATTTTGTAATCTCTAAGACCATGCATGCAGTATGtaaaaacaaattttaaaaatcacctttaGTAACTCATAACACCTGTACACATAGCTACTACACATTCCTCCGTTGGTtgctccattgaataactaaatgtgagcTATCATCTAATCACATACCCCACAGGAAGAAATGTTACCTTAAAAGGTTATATTAGAGCTAGCTATTAATATTACCTACACTGTATACGTTTTTTAACACTTGCTATTTATGCAACTGACTAATTTTGGTGCAACCACATGCATTATGCCACACTAAGTACAGTAGGGTGCACGTGATTTATACATTTTATTACTATTGCTTTATGGTATATAAACACACCACTTGAGATGCACTATATTAAACAGCCATTTGTACATTAAGAATTACAAGtactacaggggcggatccagagcttggaaaggggggtgcactttgctgaaaagttgaagagaaaaataataaataaataaaataaggtCACAGCAAATaatggctgtcctttaccaaatgtTTATACTATAAAGATCCTCAttcagatccttattcatagcttcatagttaagctacactacCTCATGAacagtgactgctttattagagcgattgactgctctattagagtatctagatcttgtatgcaattcttttgaaagggatgaaggagggggggggcacgtgcccccctgTACTCTGCTAGTTCACTGAATAGGGATCATAGCCataataagtagtgaaacaagggaagtagcctacatataattattacaatgccTAAAAGAGACGCCTTATGATATCGACTGAATGTTATTGGCACAATATTGTAGTCAAGTCTGCGAAATACACTCTTGACACTTTTTCTGGGAGACTTAACAGCTTCATCGTGAGCTACTCAACTGACAACACACTGCTTACCATTGGGGCTTTATCCCTCGCTTTATCCACATGTATCAAATAAACGGACCTAATGCTTGTAATATCTGGAATAACTTACCTAATCACATCAAAGAAATTACCTCTATTGAACAATTTAAGAATCAAATTAATCAACTGTAATTGCATAAATTCTCCCCCCCCCCCGTGTAAAGTCTTCGCTTGCGAAGttgacacagtaataataataaataaacgcCGCATTTGTGACGTCGCTTGAATGCGGGAGCGGGAGTACAtaggtacatgtacagtacagtacagttgaTTGCAGAATTCTAGAAAAAAGTATGCCGTACCGTGAGTGTTTCCGTACGTAAGGCTCCTtgtgagtaaattttattgtcCTTGCCACGGATTCAATAGCAATTGAACCACACTAGCGGCAACACGCAGCACATAACATGGCGTCCAGGAGCACATAAGCGCCTTGCGGCGCCTGTAACGTCATATAGAGCGTTTGCATATCCATGGTAACCGTAAATGACGTTGACTGACACACCTCCGCCGCCATATTGCTGTACCACCTGTTATACTCGTGGTCCTATGATTGTGGTAACCGAAGTGGTAATGACTGTTTAGATAGTGAATATGGTATGAAATCAATGCGAATACATAGTAGTGCTGTTACGATTGCATGGCTGTTGTTGATAGGATTCATCTAGTGATGTTTGTCTTAGTCAGCACTCACAGCTATTGAAAGTGAGTGATAAACGAAGGTACCTGACAAAGATAGCGGATGTTGGCAATCCCTATTGTATACCAAGTGCACAGCTTAGTAAGGAAGTTATCCCGTCGGTCACAAACACAGGTATCTTCAACTATCGGCTTGTTTTGACTACAAGCTTCTGTACCTCTGAGATGTTTAAAGGTTTTAAAAGCTTTGATGCTTACAAGTACTTTATGTGTGGCTTTGTGAACTGTTTGGGATCAAAGAAAATTGGTAGTAAAATAGTTACAGTTGCCCAGGTATGTAAGAAAGATAAGTACCCATGTTATGTAGTATAGTAGTTTAATACAATTACAGGTGAGACATTCGCAACGAGCTAATGACCCTCCACTTGAATCATGGGTGATGTCGCATGGGCGTAGGAACAGGGGGGGCCACAAGGGCCAGGGCCCCCCTAGTCTGGCCATGGATAGATAGAACAGGCCAGGGCCCTCCAGTTTGCAGCAGGAATCACCATGTGACACGTAATAATTATAGATCATTGGCCTATTTGGACGCTGATAAGCTATGTTCCTTCCTCACCGAGTGAAATGTTGCTCCTACtttatttgaaataatattagaGGCGCTTAAAATTCTGTGATAATAAGCTACACCTTACGTGTGATtctttgtttttgtattgtattaatgctttacagtgaccagcactgaaggtctacaacaacatgtgctgcagccttaggattacctaacctaatttcaaggacttagacttagtgacttatagctgaaaaggtgtaacagaaaaggggccaaagtaaggaaaaaaatccctccaaccccaggaatcgaattGCAGGCCACCCAATTCGTGTTAGAAAATAATCAAAGAACTGTGCAGCAGAGAGTTAACTTATATCTCAGTCTCACTGCCAGAAAACTTTGTCAGAATTAATTCGTAGTCGTCGTGGTAGACCTATTTAAAGAGTCCAGTTGTTAGTGAAGGAGCTTCTAGTGGTTCCCAAGCGGTTCTAGCAGAGGTAGTATTGTTCAAGCCCTGGCTCTAGCCCTAATAACGAACCTGTGATGGAGTAAGCTGAATCAGAGCAGTCCCACTTCCCCCTGCACTTCCCAGACAACTACGGATCAGCGAACTAACACAGAatgtagctaatagctactcagGGGGGAAGATGTTAATTCATTCATACAAGTAATTATAACTAGCTATCTTATCTATGTGTATTTCTGGGGGGTATATTTAACAACATGAAATTAGTTCAAGTAACAGCCCCTTAAAAGCCTTAttaattgtgttttgtgatgtcattagttCTATCACATTATcaactagtctggcgccgcccgccccttcgcataaagtaagggtctggtgaaatacagatactaaatcatttctagcgcccagattcggcgctagccaattagtgcatgccaatgacgttcacacagaaatcgccttggcaacacaatgcttttgttcgaagaTGGAGTTCAACTTGGGGGTTTGGGGAACCCTCAAGTTGAACTCCATCTTCTCCGAAGTTGTCTGGGTGTTTGTAAACTTAATCATCTCTTGCGTACTATTTCCCCAAATTGTGTTATTTCTCAACTTGAACGTTTTGATTATAATCTTCGATCTGCTTTAGGTCGTATTTGCAAATCTTCTATATCTGACTTATCTTGGCTGCAGGCCACTTTACCGTGTTCTATGGGAGGATTGGGTTTGCGTGAAGCTACCAGTACCTCTTCAGCAGCCTTTTTAGGCTCTTGTTTCAGCTCCCAAGAATTGTGTTATCGTCTGCTCCAGTCTTTTAGTGGGGGTCCTGACGTGTTTCCTTCCATCCCGGATCAGGATGTTGCTACCTCAATTCTGCTGCCCTTGATTAACAGTGATTCCCTTCCTGATCTTATCCATCCAGCTTGTGGGCAGCGTGTTTTCCAACATGAACTTGATATTGCTCGTCAGACCCTTTTGCTTAATTCACTTACCATTCGGGACCAAGCCAGAATTCGTTCAATTTCTGCTGACCCCTGTACCAGTTCATGGCTTCGGGCCATTCCTTGTGATTCTTTAGGCCTATCCATGTCCTCACAGGAGTTTGTATGTTCTCTTCGATACTGGCTTGGTGTCCCTCTCTTTTCTGCCACTTCTCCAGTTCGCTGCCCATGTGGTAGTGTTGTTGAtcaatttggtgatcatctgctgggctGTGGACATGGACCCATGCGTATATGTAGGCACGATGCTTTATGTGATGTGATATATCATGCTTTACTTCAGGACAACACTGGTTGTCGTAAAGAGCAACGGTGTGCTGGTTCCCGATTGGATCGCCCGGGTGATGTCTTTCACCCTGACTTTGTGCATGGGAAGCCTGCGTACTTCGATGTTACTGTGCGTTGTCCATTACAAGAATCCCTGTTGGGTCGGTCTGCAGTTTCAgcaggtgtggctgctgctaagggagaagaagataaggatgctcaccatgatgagcttgtacaggctgctggaggtgtttttgtccccctggtggttgagtccttgggtttgtggtctgctgctagttgtcctgtcttgcaggatattgctttgaggacaaccaccaggagtggcatttctcgtggcctagcataccgccatctgctagagcaactctctgtttgtctgtggcgccacaatgcccggacatttttacatctatttagcctgttgcctggcagtcctttgtgggagttgaactctgtttcatgctcccactccctgcagtttggtcagtagGCTGCAGGGCTTTGttgttaaggcccctgtccgggggttttgctcTGTGTATGCTGGcagtccatgcggtgtttttgtaggcctgtgtaggctctgtaggtttagctgctttttctttcttctgctttttgtcatttataaattaaattaggtttaacttctagctagagatcggggaggatgggagtgccattagggccggaataaaaaaaaataaataaataaataaaaaataaaaaacaaaaataaaaattgaagtgcaattatctgacgtaacaagcattacgtgcgctgtctaattgaattccttttgaaatgattaggtatttgtatttcaccagacccttactttttgcaaaggggcgggcggcgccagactaattaTCAACGTGGTATACAAGGTTGTTATAAGATTACTTATCTAGCATAACTGTGATTACGATTATTAGCTAAAGTTGTCTCCAGATTCAAGCTCATAGctcctatttttcaaaattttcctggggggggacatgcccccagacccccctagaaggagagcatgctttgcatgctctGAGTGCGCTTCGTACCCACAAGTAGCTACACCCTCCTCCACCACTACTTTAGTTACCAGTAGTGGCCCCCCTATAGTTTTTTGCTTTGCTACGCCCCTGATGTGTCTACTTGATGGAACTGTTGATTGTGGACATTGTACCTGCATGGCAGGACTTGGAGAAGTTTGTTCTCATGTAGCAGCAATCCTTTTCTACCTGGAATCTGCAGCTCGATCAAAACTAacttgcacacaaactagttgtATGTGGAAGGAACCTACCTTTGTTGATGCTATTCCATACTTGCCAATTTCAGAGCTGCCACTGTCCAAACCAAAGCCTAGAATCAGCTGTAACAAAAGGAGAGGGGCTCATCATCTAAGTGACATTACACCACTTGAGTATGTTTCAGGTAGCAGAAGAATTGCCAGTTTCTGAGCACCCATCCACTAGTTCATCAGCCTGTCAGTCAACAAGTTCCTTGTTGTGTGTTCCTCCATCTGCTGAGGAGCAAATGGTCTTCCTTAGAGATATTGCTCACAACCGACCGGCAATTTGTTCCATAGTACCTCCATTTTCTAATGAATTTAAACCTACAACAAATACTATTCAGCTACCTCCATCACTGCTTGATCTGTACAATCCAGAAAGTGAAGAATTGCTTTACACTgagttgtacttatttagagttttagttttttagctatttttagtAGGTCTAGAACTTTCTCCCTGTAGTACTATATAAACAGATGTGTGCTTGTAAAATTTAGTGCAGTTACttgaattattttgtgttgtttaAACTTTTGAGCCATCCGCTAGCGCTACATGCTAACAGGTTATGGGCCCAGTCCTAGTTGAGTATTAGTTTGAAGTAGAGAGACATTTCCTGGTATTATTTGAACTGTTTTACCTACTTCGTTACTATGGCTGAGTCTAAGATTGCTACTGCTGTTGTTCCATTAAATGGCACCAACTATCCCACCTGGAAGATACAGTGTAAGATGGCTCTGATGAAAGAAGGCTTGTGGAAAATAGTGACTGGAGAAGAAGTTGCACCTACTGGCAATGCTGCAGAACAATCAAAATTTGCTGCAAGAAGAGATAGAGCTCTGGCTAATATTGTTTTGTCTGTGGATACTTCGCTCCTGTATCTCATAAGTGATCCAACTGATCCTGTTGTTGTTTGGGGAAAGTTAGCAGGACAATTTGAGAAGAAAACTTGGGCAACAAGACTTGACCTACGCCGCAAACTTCACTCCCTTCAATTGAAGGATGGAGAATCAGCACAGTCACATATAAAAGTTATGACTGAACTGTTTGACTCACTTTCTGTTGCTGGAGAAACTGTTTCAGAGGAGGATCGTGTTGTGTACCTCCTTGCAAGCCTGCCAGAGTCTTACAATGTTTTGGTAACTGCACTCGAAGCAAATGAAGGTGTGCCAAAGTTTGAAGTTGTTACAGAACGTATTCTGCACCAAGAGAGAAAGTCAAAGGATAAACCTCCAACTGCAGATGGTGCATTCGTGTCACAGAAACATTTTAGAAAAAGACCAATGAGATGTAACCATTGTGGGCGACTGGGGCACATCAGAAAGTACTGCCGTGATCTAATTAAAGTAGAGAAGGAGCGTCAGAAGGAGAAAGATGAAAAGAAAAAGACTCACAAAGCAGCTCCAGTATCTGTACATGCCAAAAGTTCAGACAGTGAAAGttctggattgattgcaagCCATACATTGTCAGCATTAAGCCAAAATGAGAAGTGTGCCTGGATTGTTGACTCAGGAGCTACTTGTCACATGTGTCATGATGAAAAGAGTTTTACAGCCCTCTATCAAATAAAAGAACCAATAGATGTGGTTTTGGGAGATGGACATTCTCTCACAGCTACTGGAAGAGGGAAAGTGGTTTTAGAAGTGACATTACCAAATGGTGAGTCAAAGTCTTGTACATTACATGATGTTCTCTATGTGCCAAAACTTGCATATAATTTAATCAGTGTGACCAAAGCCTCTCAGACAGGCAAAGTGGTAAAGTTTACAAAGTCAGCTTGCTATATACTAGACAGAAACCACAAGATTGTTGCCAAGGCTGTCAAAGTAGGAAGTCTTTACCAACTTGACCACAAACCTAACCATGAAAGAGTCAATGTTGCTAAACAACCTGAAACAAAAGAAGATTTGTGGCACAAACGTTATGGTCACCTTGGTATGAGTAGCCTtcaaaagttagcaaacaaaaATCTTGTTGATGGCTTTGATTTTAATTTGTCTCAAGACCTTACCTTTTGTGAAGCCTGTCCTCAAGGCAAACAGCACCGAAACAAGTTTACCCCCAGTAGCAGAAGGGCAGATCAGTTATTAGAGCTTGTTCACAGTGATGTGTGTGGGAAAATGAATGAGAAATCACTAGGTGGAAAGAAACTAGATTCAAAATCTAGGAAGTGTGTTCTGATGGGTTATGGCACTACTACTAAAGGTTACAGGTTGTATGATCCACTTAAGAAAAAGGTAGTGTTTAGTCGAGATGTTATTTTCAATGAACAGAAATGTGGTCTTGAAGATTCAATTCAACATGAGCCAAAGAAATATGTGTGTCTAGAGTACTCAGACGAGCCAACAGATACTACCACTTCATCTGAACCTCCACTGCTGAGACGTTCTGAGCGTGAAAGAAAACAGACTGAATTCTATGGACAACGATGCAATGTGACAGATT
This window encodes:
- the LOC136268419 gene encoding uncharacterized protein; the encoded protein is MLLFEDGVQLGGLGNPQVELHLLRSCLGVCKLNHLLRTISPNCVISQLERFDYNLRSALGRICKSSISDLSWLQATLPCSMGGLGLREATSTSSAAFLGSCFSSQELCYRLLQSFSGGPDVFPSIPDQDVATSILLPLINSDSLPDLIHPACGQRVFQHELDIARQTLLLNSLTIRDQARIRSISADPCTSSWLRAIPCDSLGLSMSSQEFVCSLRYWLGVPLFSATSPVRCPCGSVVDQFGDHLLGCGHGPMRICRHDALCDVIYHALLQDNTGCRKEQRCAGSRLDRPGDVFHPDFVHGKPAYFDVTVRCPLQESLLGRSAVSAGVAAAKGEEDKDAHHDELVQAAGGVFVPLVVESLGLWSAASCPVLQDIALRTTTRSGISRGLAYRHLLEQLSVCLWRHNARTFLHLFSLLPGSPLWELNSVSCSHSLQFGQ